A region of Flavobacterium album DNA encodes the following proteins:
- a CDS encoding 3-phosphoshikimate 1-carboxyvinyltransferase translates to MDLKLHLPSGIRNAEIAITGSKSITNRLLLLQALFPGFEIGNSSGSDDSEVMLKALDGTDDVIDIHHAGTAMRFLTAYFSIQEGREVVLTGSQRMRERPIAVLVNALRNLGAQIEYLENEGFPPLKISGRKLTSSKVTIKADVSSQYITALLLIAGKLENGLELTLEGTITSRPYIEMTLSLLNEIGIETNFQDNKITVSQATQNPKPETRNFLTVESDWSSASYFYSITALSEEGTSIKLSFFKRDSLQGDSALVEIYDALGVSTKFDGDTITLRKENRQPTTINRQLNNTPDIAQTIAVTCFGLGIGCHLTGLHTLKIKETDRLSALKTELEKLGAEVKITEDSLILEPNNLFSVSVLRPGSLSFGEGRGEDLSGMSEAHSPLLSRGAGGEVQTYNDHRMALAFAPLAIKTGIIIKDAGVVSKSYPTFWDDLKTLGFEITQL, encoded by the coding sequence ATGGACCTGAAGCTGCATCTGCCATCAGGTATCCGGAATGCTGAAATTGCCATTACCGGCAGCAAAAGCATCACCAACCGGCTGCTTTTGCTACAGGCGCTTTTTCCCGGATTTGAAATAGGGAACAGCTCCGGTTCTGATGACAGTGAGGTAATGCTAAAGGCCCTTGACGGTACTGATGATGTAATAGACATTCACCATGCAGGTACGGCCATGCGTTTTCTTACGGCCTATTTTTCCATTCAGGAAGGCAGGGAAGTAGTACTTACGGGATCGCAGCGTATGCGCGAGCGCCCTATAGCTGTTTTGGTAAACGCCCTGCGCAACCTCGGCGCACAAATAGAATATCTGGAGAATGAAGGTTTCCCGCCATTAAAGATATCAGGGAGAAAACTCACAAGCAGTAAAGTCACTATCAAAGCTGATGTCAGCAGCCAGTACATTACCGCGCTGCTCCTCATTGCAGGCAAACTCGAAAACGGCCTCGAACTAACGCTTGAAGGTACTATCACCTCCCGTCCGTATATCGAAATGACACTTTCATTACTGAATGAAATTGGGATTGAAACAAATTTTCAGGATAATAAAATTACGGTCTCACAAGCAACCCAAAACCCAAAACCCGAAACCCGGAACTTTTTGACAGTTGAAAGCGACTGGAGTTCCGCTTCTTACTTTTATTCCATCACAGCATTATCAGAAGAAGGCACATCAATAAAACTATCGTTTTTCAAAAGAGACAGCCTCCAGGGTGATAGCGCTTTAGTTGAAATTTATGATGCTCTTGGAGTTTCAACAAAATTTGACGGCGACACTATTACGTTAAGAAAGGAAAACCGTCAACCGACAACTATTAACCGACAACTAAATAACACTCCGGATATCGCCCAAACCATCGCGGTAACCTGTTTTGGCCTGGGCATCGGCTGTCACCTTACAGGCCTGCATACCCTCAAAATAAAAGAGACCGACCGCCTTTCTGCCCTCAAGACCGAACTCGAAAAACTAGGCGCGGAAGTAAAAATAACCGAAGACAGCTTAATCCTTGAACCCAACAACCTTTTTTCGGTAAGCGTATTACGTCCTGGCTCCCTCTCTTTTGGAGAGGGTCGGGGAGAGGACTTATCCGGCATGAGTGAAGCTCACTCCCCTCTCCTTTCGAGAGGAGCCGGGGGTGAGGTCCAAACCTACAACGACCACCGCATGGCCCTCGCTTTCGCACCATTAGCTATAAAAACAGGTATCATTATAAAAGATGCAGGTGTGGTATCAAAATCCTATCCCACTTTTTGGGACGATTTAAAGACGCTTGGCTTTGAAATTACGCAGTTATAA
- the queA gene encoding tRNA preQ1(34) S-adenosylmethionine ribosyltransferase-isomerase QueA: protein MKLSNFNFNLPKELLAEYPAENRDEARLMVIDRKTKKIEHKLFKDVLDYFEEGDVMVLNNTKVFPARLYGNKEKTGARIEVFLLRELNSEQRLWDVLVDPARKIRIGNKLYFGDDDSLVAEVIDNTTSRGRTLRFLYDGSYEEFRNKLTELGETPIPKYINREVVPEDAERYQTIYAKEEGAVAAPTAGLHFSKHLLKRLEIKGIDFAEITLHVGLGTFNPVEVEDLSKHKMDSEELIIRQEACDIVNKAKLSRKKVCAVGTTTMRAMESSVSSAKTLNPYVGWTNKFIFPPYDFSVADCMITNFHTPKSTLLMMISAFMGHDLMRAAYDEAIKEGYRFYTYGDAMLIL from the coding sequence ATGAAATTATCAAACTTCAATTTCAACCTGCCAAAAGAACTACTTGCCGAATATCCTGCGGAAAACAGGGACGAAGCACGCCTTATGGTAATTGACAGGAAAACAAAAAAGATCGAACACAAGCTGTTTAAGGACGTACTGGATTATTTTGAAGAAGGAGATGTAATGGTGCTTAACAACACCAAGGTTTTCCCGGCACGCCTTTATGGCAACAAGGAAAAAACCGGGGCGAGGATAGAAGTATTCCTTTTGAGGGAACTGAATTCTGAGCAGCGCCTTTGGGATGTTCTTGTTGACCCTGCAAGGAAAATACGTATCGGCAACAAGCTGTATTTCGGTGACGATGATTCGCTTGTGGCAGAGGTGATAGACAATACCACATCGCGTGGGCGTACCCTTCGTTTTCTTTACGACGGGTCGTATGAGGAATTCCGCAACAAGCTTACCGAGCTGGGCGAAACCCCGATACCGAAATACATAAACCGCGAAGTAGTGCCCGAAGATGCCGAGAGATACCAAACCATATATGCCAAGGAAGAAGGAGCTGTTGCAGCGCCGACTGCCGGGCTTCACTTCTCGAAACACCTGCTGAAAAGGCTGGAGATAAAAGGGATAGATTTTGCAGAGATAACGCTTCACGTAGGGCTTGGCACGTTCAACCCGGTTGAGGTGGAAGACCTTTCGAAACATAAAATGGACTCCGAGGAGCTTATCATAAGGCAGGAAGCCTGCGATATCGTGAACAAGGCAAAGCTGTCCAGGAAAAAAGTATGTGCTGTGGGCACCACTACCATGCGTGCCATGGAAAGCTCGGTATCATCAGCCAAAACGCTTAACCCGTATGTGGGATGGACCAACAAGTTCATTTTCCCGCCGTACGATTTCAGCGTGGCCGACTGTATGATCACTAATTTCCATACGCCAAAATCAACACTGCTCATGATGATCTCTGCCTTTATGGGCCATGACCTCATGCGCGCCGCTTATGACGAAGCGATCAAGGAAGGCTACCGTTTTTACACGTATGGCGATGCTATGCTGATACTGTAA
- the kynU gene encoding kynureninase — MEFQNTREFAQGLDVADKLAKYREEFLFPHVNGKQVIYFTGNSLGLQPKRTKAYVDEVMDDWAKLAVEGHFYADKPWWDYHERFAAPLSRIVGALPSEVTVMNTLTVNLHLLMVTFYQPTAKRFKIICEEKAFPSDQYMIKSQVRFHGLEPEDAIVEIKRREGEHNIRLEDILDKIKEVGDELALVLIGGVNYYTGQVFDMKTITKAGQDAGAYVGWDLAHAAGNIRLELHEWNVDFAAWCSYKYMNSGPGNASGAFVHEMHHNDLDLPRFAGWWGHNKERRFLMEPNFDPVRGANGWQVSNLPVLSLAPYLASVEMFDEVGMDALIKKRDHITSYLEFILHEIDKEVDSTFEIITPSNPAERACQLSVFLHGEGRNLFEYLMKNGVITDWREPNVIRLAPVPLYCSFEDMYEFGQVLKQGILSHKK, encoded by the coding sequence ATGGAATTTCAGAATACACGCGAATTCGCACAAGGGCTTGATGTTGCCGACAAGCTCGCCAAATACAGGGAAGAGTTCCTTTTTCCGCATGTAAATGGCAAACAGGTAATCTATTTTACGGGCAACTCGCTGGGGCTGCAGCCAAAACGCACTAAAGCCTATGTGGATGAGGTGATGGACGACTGGGCTAAACTGGCTGTAGAAGGCCACTTTTATGCCGACAAGCCATGGTGGGATTACCATGAGCGTTTTGCGGCACCATTGTCACGCATTGTTGGCGCACTGCCTTCGGAAGTGACCGTAATGAACACGCTTACCGTAAACCTGCACCTGCTGATGGTCACGTTTTACCAGCCCACGGCAAAGCGCTTCAAGATCATCTGCGAGGAGAAAGCATTCCCCAGCGACCAGTACATGATAAAAAGCCAGGTGCGCTTCCACGGCCTTGAGCCTGAAGATGCCATTGTAGAGATCAAAAGGAGGGAAGGCGAGCACAACATCAGGCTGGAAGACATACTCGATAAGATAAAAGAAGTAGGCGATGAGCTTGCCCTCGTACTCATTGGCGGCGTAAACTACTATACCGGCCAGGTGTTCGATATGAAGACCATTACGAAAGCAGGCCAGGATGCCGGCGCTTATGTGGGGTGGGACCTTGCGCACGCCGCGGGTAACATCAGGCTGGAACTACACGAGTGGAATGTTGACTTCGCAGCCTGGTGCAGCTACAAATATATGAACTCAGGCCCGGGCAATGCCTCGGGTGCCTTTGTGCACGAAATGCACCACAACGACCTCGACCTGCCGCGCTTTGCCGGATGGTGGGGCCACAACAAGGAGCGCCGCTTTTTAATGGAACCGAATTTCGACCCGGTTCGTGGCGCCAACGGATGGCAGGTGAGTAACCTTCCGGTATTGTCATTGGCGCCGTACTTAGCTTCGGTAGAAATGTTCGATGAAGTAGGTATGGATGCCCTTATCAAGAAGAGGGACCATATTACTTCTTACCTCGAATTCATCCTTCATGAAATCGACAAGGAGGTTGACAGTACTTTCGAGATCATAACGCCTTCCAATCCTGCCGAAAGGGCGTGCCAGCTATCGGTATTCCTGCATGGGGAGGGAAGGAACCTTTTTGAATACCTGATGAAGAACGGCGTAATAACCGATTGGCGCGAGCCGAACGTAATTCGCCTTGCACCGGTACCATTGTACTGCTCGTTTGAAGATATGTACGAATTCGGCCAGGTACTGAAACAGGGGATCTTGTCGCATAAGAAATAA
- a CDS encoding zinc-dependent peptidase, with the protein MELLADALFYLWIICLFAGCIYFIFTYIIESAWMIVFNRPLYVHFYVFPKELSADSRKILEDNFSFYRNLSKKRKRFFRHRVNRFIKRYRFLGREGLQVTDEMQLKIAATWVMLTFGMRKYLTRVFRAIVVYPDIFESQNGNWHKGEFNPAAGVVVFSWKDFAEGMEFATDNLNLGLHEFAHVLHVDSVGMRRPGASGIIYRDIFNKVREYLDDPGNRQDLLAANYFRAYAYTNNFEFMAVVLEYFFETPREFEQKLPELYGMVKKMINYGE; encoded by the coding sequence ATGGAGCTACTCGCCGATGCCTTATTTTACCTTTGGATTATCTGCCTATTCGCGGGATGCATCTATTTCATTTTTACATACATTATCGAATCGGCATGGATGATCGTTTTCAACAGGCCGCTCTATGTCCATTTTTATGTTTTTCCGAAAGAATTATCCGCCGACAGCCGTAAAATATTGGAAGATAATTTCAGCTTTTACAGGAACTTATCCAAAAAGCGGAAACGGTTTTTTCGCCATCGTGTGAACCGCTTTATTAAGCGGTACCGTTTTTTAGGCAGGGAAGGCCTGCAGGTTACTGATGAGATGCAACTAAAGATCGCCGCTACGTGGGTAATGCTCACCTTTGGGATGCGCAAATACCTTACGCGCGTTTTTCGGGCCATTGTGGTATATCCTGATATATTCGAATCGCAAAACGGCAACTGGCATAAAGGCGAATTCAACCCTGCGGCAGGCGTAGTGGTTTTCTCGTGGAAGGATTTTGCGGAAGGTATGGAATTTGCGACCGACAACCTTAACCTGGGGCTGCATGAGTTTGCCCATGTGCTTCATGTTGATTCTGTGGGTATGCGAAGGCCGGGTGCTTCAGGAATTATTTACAGGGATATATTTAATAAAGTCCGTGAATACCTTGATGACCCCGGCAACAGGCAAGACCTGCTTGCGGCCAATTATTTCAGGGCTTATGCCTATACCAACAACTTCGAATTTATGGCAGTTGTACTCGAATACTTTTTTGAGACTCCTCGCGAATTCGAACAAAAACTACCCGAATTATACGGAATGGTGAAAAAGATGATCAATTACGGGGAATAG